ggaagaaaccacttttccctgcaattgcttcatgaacatttcgtggtaatagttccttgaaggcaaacggaaggaggcgctgcatcattacatggcaatcgtggcttttcaagccagtaaactttccttcctttctgtcgatacagttacgcaaattagatgcgtaaccgtctgaaaattccacatcgtttgaaatccaatcaaagaatgcatcttttccctctgcatcaagtcggtatatgggaaaaggagccataccattctcatcaacatgaagttctgaacgagcacatatatcgactaattccagtcttgacttcaaattatcctttgttttaccttgaacattaaggatcgtgttcatgagattgtcaaaaaaattcttctcaatatgcatgacatctaaattatgccttagtagatgatcctcccagtacggcagatcccagaaaatactttttttgtgccagttatgtaggtctccaacagcatctaccggaaaacgctcatgtccaccgacgtctggcgtcctttctgcaccaaaatctcttagttgtgtcttcaaatctttcccacaaatttcaggaggtggactgtcaaacaccctcttgttcttcataaaaaaattcctactcctacgatatggatgatcagatggtaggaatctcctgtgacagtcaaaccaacacgttttcttTCCGTtgtttagttggaaagcatcagtgttatcttgacaatatggacatgatagccttccatgcgttgtccatccagataacataccatatgctagaaaatcacttattgtccacattagtactgcccgcatttgaaagttttctttacacgaaacatcgtatgtttcagcaccttgagcccatagttgttgtaactcatatattagtggctgaagaaacacatcaagtgatctcttaggatgctctggtccaggaacgagaatcgagagaagcaaaaactctcgtcgcaagcacaagtttgggggtaagttgtatggtgtaagaatgactggccatagagaatactgtcttccactcttgccaaactggctgaaaccatcagtacataatccaaggtagacatttcttctctcatacgcaaagtcgggatactttgattggaaatgcttccacacttttgcatctgaaggatgtctgatctcaccatctgttgagtgctctgcatgccatctcattggttgcgctatgcgttcagacagatacaacctctgcaacctttccgtcaaaggcaaataccacatccttttatatggcactggaactcttccactcgtatctttataatgaggctttccacaaaatttgcatgtaacccgctgttcatccgctctccaataaatcatgcagttgtcgctgcatacatctattacctgatacgataaaccaagaccagctacgagtttctgaacctcgtagtatgaaccaggagctacattatcctcgggtagaataccttttacaaaatcagcaatcgcatccacacaatcttcagccaaattataatctgttttaatgcccatcaatcttgtagcagatgataaagctgaatgaccatctctgcaaccttcgtataatggttgctttccagcatccaacatatcataaaatctcctagcttgtgcattgggtaaattttctactctaaaatgatcatttaccatctgctcagtacctacaccataatctacatcagTTCTAATTgattcttctaatctaaccacTGGCTGAGGTttgctagtactaccatgttcataatcagtttccccatgatgataccaaattttgtaacttcgtgtaaacccactcaaatatagatgagtccaaacatcccactctttaataacctttctatttttacaattagagcaaggacatcttaacatacctgtttttggttccggttgtcggtgaactaaccccatgaattcggttatacctcgtttattcttccgtaagcaatctcgtgttcggatccaaatgaggttgatcgatccaagaacgaaaataatttgaagaaggcatgtttttatgaatcaaattcgtgtgtaaagagagtaagagggaggatgaagatatggagtgaatgaagaggatgAGGGGTGcctgtatttatagttgaaatcatgccgacagaccgaggaaattccgacggaattccgacgccaacggctagttcgtcggaatttcctcggaatttttaaaatcccccaacggctctctaacggctgtAATAtatcctttctgcaccaaaatctcttacttgtgtcttcaaatcttttccACAAATTTcaggaggtggactgtcaaacaccctcttgttctttgtaaacaaattcctactcctacgatatggatgatcaggtggtaggaatctcatgtgacagtcaaaccaacacgttttccttccgtggtttagttggaaagcatcaatgttatcttgacaatatggacatgatagccttccatgcgttgtccatccagataacataccatatgctagaaaatcacttattgtccacattagtactgcccgcatttgaaagttttctttacacgaaacatcgtatgtttcagcaccttgagcccatagttgttgcaactcatatattagtggctgaagaaacacatcaagtgatctcttaggatgctctggtccaggaacgagaatcgagagaaacaaaaactctcgtcgcaagcacaagtttgggggtaagttgtatggtgtaagaatgactggccatagagaatattgtcttccactcttgccaaacgggctgaaaccatcagtacataatccaaggtagacatttcttctctcatacgcaaagtcgggatactttgattggaaatgcttccacgcttttgcatctgaaggatgtctgatctcaccatctgttgagtgctccgcatgccatctcattggttgcgctatgcgttcagacagatacaacctctgcaacctttcagtcaaaggcaaataccacatcattttatatggcactggaactcttccactcgtatctttataacgaggctttccacaaaatttgcatgtaacccgctgttcaaccgctctccaataaatcatgcagttgtcgctgcatacatctattacctgatacgataaaccaagaccagctacgagtttcttaACCTCGTAGTAtaaaccaggagctacattatcctcgggtagaataccttttacaaaatcagcaatcgcatccacacagtcttcagccaaattataatctgttttaatgcccatcaatcttgtagcagatgataaagctgactgaccatctctgcaaccttcgtataatggttgctttccagcatccaacatatcataaaatctcctagcttgtgcattgggtaaatcttctcctctaaaatgatcatttaccatctgctcaatacctacaccataatctacatccgttctaattgatTCTTCTAATCTaatggctgaggttcgctagtactaccatgttcataatcagtttccccatgatgataccaaattttgtaacttcgtgtaaacccactcaaatatagatgagtccaaacatcccactctttaataacctttctatttttacaattagagcaaggacatcttaacatacctgtttttgcttccggttgtcggtgaactaaccccatgaattcggttatacctcgttggtattcttccgtaagcaatctcgtgttcggatccaaatgaggttgatcgatccaagaacgaaaataatttgaagaagacatgttttttatgaatcaaattcgtgtgtaaagagagtaagagggaggatgaagatatggagtgaatgaagaggaagaggggtgcttgtatttatagttgaaatcctgccgacagaccgaggaaattccgacggaattccgacgccaacggctagttcgtcggaatttcctcggaatttttaaaattctccAACGACTCTCTAAcagctataatatatcctcggaattcatcggttttttccgaggaatacatttttcctcggtattccataagaatattccgatggattaatatttcctcggaattccgtcggtatattccgaggaaattccgaggaaaccaaattttgtgtttcctcggaatatcctcggaaattcctcgggatattccgaggatttcattttccgtcggaatgtccgtcagaataccgttgttttcttgtagtggccaATGCTAACAGGCAATGGAAGAGATATTCAAAAAATGAATACGGGGAAGTCTATTCAATACCTTACGGTTCAAAGTCAAGGTAAACTATTCCATCGGAAATACTCTTGGTTAGGCCTGGGATTAGGGTCGGTTAGGATATTTAAGACCCATAAGGACCCAAAATACCCGAGTTAGacatgaaaattcaaaaaatactcaaaaaccctaaaaatatccgaagaaCCGCAgaaatacctaaaaatttatccaaaatcagaTCCGAAAACCCAAAAGATACCCAAAATTTTACTTGGATatccaaattatattttctgaaaatctaTAATTTTACCTGAAACCTGAAATTATACTCGAAACCTGAACccgaaacttaaaaaaaaatatctgaaataccAAAACATACCCAATCACCAATATCTAcctaatatatacaataatttttGGGTACTTTGGATATCAGGCCAAACCTgtattttcgggtcggttccggttcggatcttcgggtccgggtaaaatgcccaTGTCTACTTTTGGTGTTTGGTTCACAGCCATCTCTACTGGACTTGATGTGACCAAGGCTCTAAACACCTCTTGGATTAGCTTCTTCCCTTCAAGTTGTTTCTCTATTTCTCAAATTGTGTAAATTTTGTTCTGTTTTCTTATTCTTTTGACAGCTGCTATGCTATTTTCATGTATacgttttttttctcttaacaGTTGCCAGGGTCGGCTCAACGGTGTCATGAGCCCCTgggcaaattttttttttttcaaactattacttttttaaaaaaaaaatctgatagatatatgtttttttcaaaataccagaagtatttttaaaaataaatctatggaaataaaaaaaaatattttcatataaaaaaaatttggacccCTTTTCttacttttaatataaaaatacatgtatttttttttaaaatcggaTCCTTATCTATTAAGAAATAGAGGGACAACGGATTGAGCCCGGGATGGTCGCACTGCTCGCCCCCCTATCTAACCCCGCCTTGACAGTTGCTAaatccttcataaatataatgTTGAATTAATTGTTAAATGTTAGAACCTCTCCAATACTCTTTTAGGATTCACATAACTTATGTGAtcctaaaaaattaatatatgtcaTGACGATACCAAGAATCAGAGGATCCTACCACAAGTTGAAGATCTGAGTACGAAGAAGTTCTCGCATACATTTTTAACGAAAGACACGAAAGTGGTTTTTCTACTACCACAAAACCCATCAAAATAGAAAAGTtacaaaacacataaaaatagaaaagttacaaaacacataaaaaattacaacaaaTGCTTAGAGCTAGTGCAACAAATGAAGATGATATCAATCACTTATGGTGACTCTGAGTTTTCTTCGACCAACTTTTATGATAGCATGAAGTAAAGATATGTCCGATCACCAATCCACAAAACAAACCAGGTCCATAGGCTATTGCAGCTGCTACGCAGTTAAACAATTGTTCCTCTGAATCCAACACTTCCTCCGGTTGCTGTGTTGCAGGAAGCGAGCCATGATTTTTTCCACAGATTTCTTCGAGACCAAAGAGTCTAGGGTTGTTGGAGAACGAAGAACAGCTTTGTCTTTGAAACTGCGTGCCTCGTGGCACTGGACCTTCAAGAAAGTTACTAGAGAAGTTCATGTATGACAGAGAGGAGAGCTCGCCAAGACTTTGAGGGATTTGACCTGACAACTTATTACACGACAGGTCCAATGTCTCGAGCTTTGTCAGATTCGCCAAGGATTGTGGGATACCCCTTGTGAAGCCGTTACCTGATATGATGATATTAAGACTGAATGAATATTATTGATAGGAGATGGCTACATTTATACAGAGTACATACGTAGGAAAAGGTAATACAATATGTACAGAGTTAATGTGATTGAGCATAATATGTAATTAGAATGATTTGAGGAGATCTGATTATATTGAGTATATTCAGATTCCTTATACCTGACAAGTTGAGAAGATGCAACTCCTTCAAATAACACAAAGATTCAGGGATCTCGCCATAAATCATGTTTCCGGAAAAATCAATGGCTCTGAAGTCTTGTTGGATCCGCTCAAAGCTCGTCTCTACTCCTTTAATCACCATCACCATCGTATTACGATAAAATACAGAATCATTAATGATATCAGCCATGTAAGGGTCATCTTCTTCCCTCGTTTTGGTCATCTCACGCCAGTTGGAGAACCAGTGCGGTGGGAGAGTTCCGGTGAAGTCATTGTGTGAAATATCGATGACTCTTAATCTCTGAAACCCAACTGACACGTTGAGATGATACAACGGCCCATAGAACTCGTTTGATCTTAGGATGAGAACGTGTAATGATGGCAGTGATCCCAACCATGAAGGAAACACGTCTTTGATTCTGTTGCTTTCCACGTTTACAAGTTGCAAAGCTTTGCAGTTGATCAATGACTTTGGAAGCTTTCCTTCAAGCTGGTTTCGACTCACGTCGAATGATCGTAACTCGGTAGCATTAGCAAATATATCTGGAAGAGTTCCACTGAAGCTGTTGTTACGAAGAATCAGGTCTGTAAgagaatcaatggagttccttAAACAAGGAGGAATCGAGCCGTTGAAGAGGTTGTTGGACAAATCTAAGAAGCTCAACCCTTTAGTCTTGCATATCCAACGGGGGAATGGAATGGTCCGCGAAATGAGTTTGAGTTCAGATCCAACGCTTGGATCAGTGTTTCTTGTAAAGGGTTTTCAAAACTGCTGAAAAAATTGCGAGAAAGCGTCACTGTTGTCAATCTCCATAAGCAAGAGGGTACTTCACCTTCCAACATGTTGTTAGAAAGATCAAGTACATGGAGGTTGGCTAGCTTTGATACAGACCTAGGGATTTGCCCAGTGAAATTgttgttttgaagatataatGTTTGGAGGTTGAGAAACTTAGATATGGATTCTGGGATTAGGCCATCGAATTTGTTACTAGCAAGGAATAAATCCTCTAGTTTAGAAAAAGATGTATTAGCAAACTCTACAGGTCCAGTGAATTGGTTTTCTTCCAAATAAACTGTTTGTAAGGAAGGAATAGAGAATAATGATTTAGGGAAAGGTCCAAGAAATGAGTTATTACTAACATCAAAATGCTTCAAGCTGTGGAATCCACTCATGTCAGATGGAAGCGTGGATGTGAAGTTATTAGAGCGGAGGCTAATATGATAAAGCTTGGTTAAGTTGGTGAATGAAATAGGAATAGTGCCATTTAAGTTGTTTTGGCCAAGTGACATGACTTGTAGTTTGTTAAGGTTTCCGATGGAAGATGGGACCTGACCTACCAAATTATTAGTAGAAAGTTGAAGATAGAAGAGATAAGAAAGGTTTCTTATCGAGGAAGGAATCTCTCCTATGAGCTGGTTGATCCCAAGGCTAAGGTATCTGAGCTGGTTTAGATTGCCTAATGAACTTGGGATTACTCCTATGAGAGTGTTATCTCCTAGGTTAACATGTCTTAGCCTCTTTAGATTGCCTATTGAAGCTGGAATATCACCTACCAGATCATTATGAGAAAGGTCAACTAGTGTGAGACGAGATAGGTTTCCTAATGAAGAAGGAATCTCTCCTTGGAGGTAGGAATAACTAAGATTTAGGTGACGAAGATATTGGAGTCTAAAAAGGCTACTGTTGGTTTTCAGAGAGCCGATGAGCAAGGTATTAAAGAGGTTAAGTGATATAACCTGGCCAGATCTATCATTGCAGGTGATACCCTTCCAGAAACAGCAATCAGTACTGGTATTGTTCCATGCAATTGGGTTCGACTCATCAATAGGAAACTCGTCTTTGAATTCCAAAAGAGCATCTCTCTGGTCTGGTAGGCAAAAGTGGAGTGGAGGAGAAGCAAGAGTGTGGATTAGGAGGGAGATTATAATACCAGAAAAGCAATAACAGTGGCTTCGAGTCATGATATCTCCCTCTTTTTTCAGTTTGTGTTGTAAGTAATGTGTTATGTTGTATGATCCACTGCCTCTCTTTAAGAAGAGGAAACACCAAAGGTGGGGCCGTGGGGGCTGTGAGTTGAATACGGTTGGTTTCCCATAAATGAATTGTACTATTTGTCCCCAACACTTTCCACATAAATTCCAATGGACCATTCGATTTGAAATACGTGCATCCACAAAATGTTTAGacgtttagagtaaaaatgcaTGGACCATAGTCAACTTTTATTCCAAAAAGCAAAATATGTAATCTCCATCTGgaaaaaattgtttgaaaaatcaaattattttgaaattagcTATTACTTCTTAGCATAAGCTGTAAGGGAACATCTCGGCAATAGAAAGCGAGTTTTTTTAGCAAAGGTCTTCGATCCTTTTGACTAAATGCTTGAAAACGTTCAAACGTTAAATTACATATGCTTGAGAAGAATGGTCTTTGATCGTTTGATTCATACATATCTGCTATATAAAGTTATGTAATTCTACCTGCGTCTTGGTCAGACTTGCTTGTCTTTCTGGAAGTTTTATGTATGGTTTATGAACATGTGGTGTAGTAACTTCCTTGCAGAATATCCTTTGTTATATGGGCTTGATAACATCTAGGTTCGAACCTAGGAAACTTGAAgccataaaaaaaacaaaaagctaAAATAGTCTTACACTGGATTACTACTCCTATATAAGGTGGATTCATTCTTCATCTTGTCTAGGGTTATATAAGTTGTGGCTCAACCAGTGACAATGATGCACCTTCTAGACCTTCTTGGAatctttttgattttcttaaTGATGTCATCACCGAAATTCCCGCTTAAAGTCAGTTTCTTCAGGGCAGGGCAGTTCCTCAGAAAATATCTAGCTAATTTCATCTGGCTTGATGATCTTGTTGTAACTCGTGTCGAAAGCTCAACATACTTGAGAGATGATACGAAACACGGCGGCACAGAGGAGAGTTTGAGCGGGCATCCCTCTTTATCAAACACAAATTCCTAAACCAAACAAAGAGGTAGTTAAATTTTATGGGATATGCAAAACGTTTTACATAGAAGAATAATAATAAGAGTCTCACCAGACGAGTGTGTGTAGATTCGGACAGCAACAAAGAAAGGTCGGCAGCAATTCCCAAAACGACTCAAGGAAAGAAGCATTTAACCAAGACAAGTCAGAGAACTGAGGTAACGGTTCCCATTTTGAGTAATCATGGATGACCTGTGTTtacaatattaaaaagaattaaaaaagtAATGATAATCATGCATTTTTTCTATTAGGTATATACTGTTGTTATTGAATCAACAACATCATGAGTGTGCGTACCTGTAGAGTAACAGAAGAGATCTCCATGCCACAGACTGTCGATATTCTGGTGAGGAAATTACGGATCATAGTCCTCTTGGAAttggaatcatcatcatcatcatcatcatcataatctTGGTACAGTAATGCATAACGGTCCTTCCCATCAAAGTTAACATCGATTTTCACCAATGCAGAGGGAGCAATACTGTGAATGATGATGCTTCCAGATAAGTGATCACAGAGACTCATATGCTCAAGCCTCGGAGCATCGATTTCCACAACATGATCGTCTCCCAAGAGACCAACTTCGTAATCCTCAATCCCTAGAGCGAAACTTATCAAAGACTTGGAGCGCACACTCATGGTTTCAAGAAGCTCAAAGCGATCCCTGATTACGGTTAGCATTTCAAGAACAGGGCAGCTAGCTAGTAGCAAGTCGAAAACAGGAACCTGTAACCAGAGATTCCTCCAACGTTTCGACAAAAGGCTGGTTCGGACTGAATCTTTTGTCTAGAGAAAAGAGAGTATGTGACAAAGCAACGAATCTGGTAAATCGTTAATATCTgagttgcttcttcttcttcttctttcctctGAGTTGCGAACCTTTTCTCCATTACTTAAAGCCCTCTAAACcctaagagcaccattaacctAAAAGCATCCGCAACTGGGACGTCGAGAATCCTAACCTAGGCAAATtagattataataatataatttaagctaAATAATCTAAGGATCAATCCGTAAATAAGGATTTACCGGATTAGATCCTTAGAGACGTGGCATGATTTGATTCGTTTGGTCGGCTTTTGAGTTtgttattggaaaaaaaaaagaaatcattttCGACGGAAGAcgcagaaaaaaaagagagctcTCCACGAAAGGCGATTTGATCCGTCGGAACACGAAGGTAAATCGAAGCCTTCTCATGGAATTTTTTGGATTTAGATTAGGTtcgatgttgtatttctctcaATTTAGGGTTGGGTTCTCGGTTTTCAAATGATTTGGGGATTTTTTCGTATGAAGTTAGGGTTTCAAACGATTTGGGTTTTCAATTGATTTGGGGATCTTTTTGTCTGTAGTTAGGGTTTATACACGATTTTGATTTGAAACGATTTGGGGAGCTTCTCGTTTGTTTTACCGTCGATTATTACAATCGAGTTTTACAATCTTCTCATTTGTTCTTAATCTTTGGTCATGTTTTGTTCTGACGGTTCTAACTCGATCCTTCTGTTTTGTTCAATCGGTGCTCTTTGCTGTTTATAACTTCCCTTTGATAATCTTCTCGTTTGTTCTTAATCCCTTTGCTCGTTACTTTTTATAATCTTCTCGTTTATAATGTTCTTTGATTGTTGTTGGTTAACTGTATTCTTCGCTTACATATCTTCTTCGCTTTATCTAATCTTCGCTTACACAATTGCTTTCAGGTTAACGAAGCATGGGACAAGATTATTCGTACAGCCAGCCTTCTTCATCAGATGAGTTTGACATAACTTCCCTTCTTCAAGCAGAAGCTGAACTGTACGCGGATGAAGCTGACAGTAGCTACAATATGGCAGAGCCGTTTCAGTACCCACCTCAACCTGAGGCTGATGATGGAATCCCGACGACTTGCTACTGTGGTGGTGAGCCTGTTGTCGCAACATCTTACACCTCTAAAGATCCAGGCATAAGGTACTTCACGTGCGACAATGCTGATGATGGTGACTGCCATGTTTGGAAATGGTGGGACGTGGCtgtgatggaggagatgagTGACTTTCAGAGACAACTTAGGGAGCTTAAGGatcaatctgatgtgaatgtgTCGAAGCTGGTTAAGCTAGAGAGGACCGTTGGTGAGTTATCTAAGAAGGAAGCAGAGGTTATACATGGCTTCGCATTGGAAGTTTATGTAATGGTCTGTGGGTTAGTTTTAATAGGCTTGGCGGTCATGTATCTTCATGGTTAGTTTCTCTCTTGTGCTTTTCATTGAATCTTATGCaatcttttaaaacttttaacttTTTCATCTCATGTTTTTTCAGGAAGAGCTTGAAAGGATTACAACGACCGTCTCTGACCTCGAGAGTGTCTATATAAAGGTGCGTAGTCTCTTTTCTTTGTAATATACTAGtccaattttttataataatcaaatcatataacgtgaaaatatttataatagctAAAACTTTTTAATAGAATTTGTGTTAAATGCTTGTGGTTTGCTTTCTACCTTCCTAACCCCTTAGATTTGATGCTTTTAAATGTTTTACAATGTTAGAATACGGTGTTAGTCTGATTTGATTGGTGTTAAATGCTAGTTGTTTGCTTTCTACCTTTCTATCTGCTCTGATTTTATTACCTTTGAATGCTTCGTAGTTAAAGCTCGCTTACTTAAGCCTATGTGTTGCTAATAGAGCAACACAGAACATTCTCTAACCATGGATAACACAACTAGTTATGTTAACCTTTTGTATAGTCAAAGTTCAGTTGACCTTGAATCACCCGAACCTGTTTGGTTCGGTAGCCAAGGTCCTGATGAATCTGTTGTCGAGTCTGCTGTCAAGGAGAGGAGGAAATGGTCTCCGAAAGAGGATAAAATCCTTATTGGTGCTTGGCTTAACACCAGTAAAGATCATGTTGTTGGCAATGAGCAGAAAGCTGGTGTTTTCTGGAAGAGGATTGTAGATTACTACAACGCAAGCCCTCATCTGGTTGGAACAGTACCTAGAGAGCTTGGTCAGTGCAAGCAGAGGTGGGCTAGGATCAACGAGCAAGTCTGCAAGTTCGTTGGATGCTACAATGCGGTTCTGAGGGAGCAGAAAAATGGtcaaaatgatgatgatgtgatgaaagctGCGCTAGACTATTACTTCAATGCTTACTTCGTCAAGTTCAGCCTCAAACATGCCTGGAGGGAGCTGAGGCATGACCAGAAATGACCCTCCACCTATCTGCCTAAGGATGTTGGGAAGGAAAAGCGCAAACAGGTGTTGGCGGTTGATACATAAGATGAAGTGGGAGAACCGGAGGGTAGACCTGTGGGGTCAAGGCTGCTAAAGCTTCTACtaagaggaagaagagtggTAAAGAAGAGGAGTTGTCACAGTTACAGGCCATCATGGAAGTGAAATAAAAACTCTCTAAGCAGAAACTGCTTGATCGTTTACTTGCCAAAAAAGATCCACTCACTGAGATGGAAACATCTCTTAAACTCAAGCTTATGTCTGAGATGTTATAAGGTAGACATGTCGTATTGCGTAGTTTAGATATCTCGTATTGAGTAGTTTAGCTATCTGTTATTAAGCAGAAACTGCTTGTGttcttttaaaaactataaattcaAATTCTCTATGGAGTTGTCTTGAGTAGTTACAACTACTTTCTTATTGTATCACATGTCgtattactttaattatttgCTAACTcttgtcttttgttttgtttcaggtGCAGCTGTAGGACATGTGAACCAAGTCACGGGTGCATTTGTGAAAATGTTTAGCTCATGTGAATCCAAGTCACGGGTTGTATGTAAGAAATGTTCTATAAGTTTTCCTTCGAGCCTGTCTTTAGGTAGCTATCTCGTTTGCTTAGTTTCCACCagatcttctttccttttgtttccttttgctACTACTGTATTCTCGGAGTTGTAATCTTCTTTTGCTGTAACTCGAAGTTGCGGATGCTCTTATGTCCAGCAAGTTGTAATGAACAAGTACTCCTTCTCTTAATTCGGTAACGCTATCACTTTAGATGCTTCTCTTTACTTGCTTCTCGTTAACCAATATTGTATAGATCATTTATAACCAAAGTAAAGTTGATCATGTATGCCAATCGAAACTAAAACTTATAGAAACCAATGTACTTGCTTCTCTTTATTACTTACTTCATCATGTAtgaccaaaccaaactaaagtTTAATGGAAGAAGACTTATTGAATCATGATTCGTATAATAAGAAGGTTAATGTGGTAGCATAAGTATTATagacatgtatttttttaagaaattgtaTCATATTATAGACATGATTGTTAGGAAATACGCGGTCAAATTTTGCGGAAAGCCAGAATTTATGGGATCGAAAAGAGGGCACACACACcaaattgttaacggagttcggccaatgatgcctacgtctccggacctgctacagatcttttattattaaCCAGGGAATTTTTACAAGCTCACAACTCACACcccgatcccaaataca
This Brassica napus cultivar Da-Ae chromosome C6, Da-Ae, whole genome shotgun sequence DNA region includes the following protein-coding sequences:
- the LOC106398698 gene encoding F-box/FBD/LRR-repeat protein At1g16930, translated to MEKRFATQRKEEEEEATQILTIYQIRCFVPVFDLLLASCPVLEMLTVIRDRFELLETMSVRSKSLISFALGIEDYEVGLLGDDHVVEIDAPRLEHMSLCDHLSGSIIIHSIAPSALVKIDVNFDGKDRYALLYQDYDDDDDDDDSNSKRTMIRNFLTRISTVCGMEISSVTLQVRTLMMLLIQ
- the LOC125588505 gene encoding glutathione S-transferase T3-like, encoding MDNTTSYVNLLYSQSSVDLESPEPVWFGSQGPDESVVESAVKERRKWSPKEDKILIGAWLNTSKDHVVGNEQKAGVFWKRIVDYYNASPHLVGTVPRELGQCKQRWARINEQVCKFVGCYNAVLREQKNGQNDDDVMKAALDYYFNAYFVKFSLKHAWRELRHDQK
- the LOC125588599 gene encoding uncharacterized protein LOC125588599 encodes the protein MGQDYSYSQPSSSDEFDITSLLQAEAELYADEADSSYNMAEPFQYPPQPEADDGIPTTCYCGGEPVVATSYTSKDPGIRYFTCDNADDGDCHVWKWWDVAVMEEMSDFQRQLRELKDQSDVNVSKLVKLERTVGELSKKEAEVIHGFALEVYVMVCGLVLIGLAVMYLHG